From Columba livia isolate bColLiv1 breed racing homer chromosome 5, bColLiv1.pat.W.v2, whole genome shotgun sequence, one genomic window encodes:
- the MADD gene encoding MAP kinase-activating death domain protein isoform X7: MVQKKKICPRLLDYLVIIGARQPSSDSVAQTPELLRRYPLEDHVDFPLPPDVVFFCQPEGCLSVRQKRMSFRDDTSFVFTLTDKDTGVIRYGICVNFYRSFQKRVPKEKGEGTGGHRAREGQKTSKSGDASAPQEEVGTESSESGSSLQAPSTESTPDVNRSPRTKRLAKGSHRSRNSTLTSLCILSHYPFFSTFRECLYTLKRLVDCCSERLLGKKLGIPRGVQRDTMWRIFTGSLLVEEKSSVLLHDLREIEAWIYRLLRSPMPVAGQKRVDVEVLPHELQPALTFALPDPSRFTLVDFPLHLPLELLGVDACLQVLTCILLEHKVVLQSRDYNALSMSVMAFVAMIYPLEYMFPVIPLLPTCMASAEQLLLAPTPYIIGVPASFFLYKLDFKMPDDVWLIDLDTNRVIVPTNAESLPALPEPEASELKKHLKQALASMSLNTQPILNLEKFHEGQEVPLLLGRPQNDLQSTPSTEFNPLIYGNDVDSVDVATRVAMVRFFNSPNVLQGFQMHTRTLRLFPRPVVAFQANSFLASRPKQTPFADKLSRTQAVEYFGEWSLNPTNYAFQRIHNNMFDPALIGDKPKWYAHQLQPIHYRVYDSNSQLAEALNVPVEKETDSDPTDDSDSVDYDDSSSSYSSLGDFVSEMMKCDINGDTPNVDPLTHAALGDASEVEFDDFQEYSGDLDEQAMDSENSQENNQPRSSSSTTASSSPSTVIHGVNHLYVTQVSEQINDLTGPQESADSTEMEEKLVAGFSNLPSLSLQPSFPKISLDRRESDSAAGSMSSSEGAVRKREYDNPYFEPQYGFPTEDEDDEQEESYTPRFNQNLNGSRSQKLLRPNSLKLANDSDADSDSRASSPNSTVSNNSSEGFGGIMSFASSLYRNHSTSFSLSNLALPTKVGRDKNTPFPSLKDYFNLEVGRDVDEVFGFNTIMEIITEAGPVSNEGNRRALVDQKSSVIKHSPTVKRESPSPQGRTSNSSENQQFLKEVVHNVLDGQGVGWLNMKRVRRLLESEQLRVFVLSKLNRTIQSEEDARQDVIQDVEISRKVYKGMLDLLKCTVLSLEQSYANAGLGGMASVFGLLEIAHTHYYNKEPEKRKRSPTDGSITPVGKDPASSPRVDPKPAMQLPVPQLMPKAPSPAGKGPREFDTRSLKEENFIASIELWNKHQEVKKQKSLEKTRPEGVKHFDLGETDEKKSQISADSGLSLASGSQKSDFDSVPSGGPAVMVRSTSQDSEVSTVVSNSSGETLGADSDLSSNAGDGPSVENGGNLAGSRGTVSDSEIETNSATSSIFAKSHNLKQNVKDSKGVTLGRGPEDGNQRVYLYEGLLGRDKGSVWDQLEDAAMETFSMSKERSTLWDQMQFWEDAFLDAVMLEREGMGMDQGPQEMIDRYLSLGEHDRKRLEDDEDRLLATLLHNMIAYMLMIKVNKNDIRKKVRRLMGKSHIGLVHSQQINDILDKLANLNGRDLPVRPSGSRHIKKQTFVVHAGTDTTGDIFFMEVCDDCIVLRSNIGTVYERWWYEKLINMTYCPKTKVLCLWRRNGQETQLNKFYTKKCRELYYCVKDSMERAAARQQSIKPGPELGGEFPVQDMKTGEGGLLQVTLEGINLKFMHSQVFIELNHIKKCNTVRGVFVLEEFVPETKEVVSHKYKTPMAHEICYSVLCLFSYVAAIRGKEAENKSKPPRPVSS; the protein is encoded by the exons GCAGCCAAGTAGTGATAGTGTTGCTCAGACTCCTGAACTGCTGCGACGTTACCCTCTAGAAGACCATGTGGACTTCCCTCTGCCCCCTGATGTTGTGTTCTTCTGCCAGCCAGAAGGGTGCCTGAGTGTGCGGCAAAAACGTATGAGCTTCCGTGACGACACTTCCTTTGTCTTCACGCTCACGGACAAGGATACAGGTGTCATTCGCTATGGAATCTGTGTCAACTTCTACCGCTCCTTCCAGAAGCGAGTACccaaggagaagggagaaggcaCAGGGGGGCATCGAGCTCGGGAAGGACAGAAAACCTCCAAATCTGGGGATGCATCTGCACCCCAAGAGGAAGTGGGCACCGAGAGTTCGGAGAGCGGTTCTTCGCTGCAGGCTCCAAGTACAGAGTCAACCCCAGATGTGAACCGGTCACCGCGCACTAAACGTCTGGCCAAAGGCAGCCATCGCTCCCGGAACAGCACTCTGACTTCTCTGTGCATCCTTAGTCATTATCCCTTCTTTTCCACCTTTCGTGAATGTCTGTACACCCTCAAGAGACTTGTGGACTGCTGTAGTGAGAGATTGTTGGGCAAGAAGTTGGGGATTCCTCGTGGGGTGCAGAG GGATACAATGTGGCGGATTTTCACAGGCTCCCTCCTGGTGGAAGAAAAGTCTAGTGTGTTGCTACACGACCTGCGGGAGATCGAGGCCTGGATCTACCGGCTGCTCCGCTCGCCGATGCCTGTCGCTGGTCAGAAGAGGGTGGATGTGGAAGTCTTGCCACACGAGTTGCAGCCGGCTTTGACCTTTGCCCTTCCCGATCCATCCCGCTTCACCTTGGTGGATTTTCCACTACATCTGCCTTTGGAGTTGTTGGGAGTGGATGCTTGCCTACAGGTGCTGACCTGCATCCTTCTGGAGCACAAG GTTGTATTGCAGTCCCGAGATTATAATGCGCTCTCAATGTCTGTGATGGCCTTTGTGGCTATGATCTACCCGCTAGAGTACATGTTCCCAGTGATCCCTCTGCTTCCCACCTGCATGGCCTCTGCAGAACAG TTGCTTCTAGCCCCTACACCTTATATCATTGGTGTTCCAGCAAGTTTCTTCCTTTACaaactggattttaaaatgCCTGATGATGTATGGCTAATTGACCTGGATACCAATAGG GTGATTGTTCCCACAAATGCAGAATCTTTGCCAGCACTGCCAGAACCAGAAGCTTCAGAGCTGAAAAAGCATCTGAAACAG GCACTGGCCAGCATGAGTCTGAATACTCAGCCCATTCTTAATCTAGAGAAGTTCCACGAGGGGCAGGAGGTGCCACTGCTGCTGGGAAGACCACAGAATGATTTGCAATCTACTCCCTCCACAGAATTCAACCCTCTGATCTATGGAAATGATGTGGACTCTGTGGATGTGGCTACAAG gGTTGCTATGGTGAGATTCTTCAACTCACCAAATGTTTTGCAAGGTTTCCAGATGCATACTCGCACTCTTCGTCTCTTCCCACGACCAGTGGTGGCCTTCCAGGCAAATTCTTTTCTTGCCTCTAGACCAAAGCAAACACCTTTTGCAGATAAGCTTTCCAGGACACAGGCAGTAGAATACTTTGGAGAATGGTCACTCAATCCTACTAACTATGCTTTCCAAAGAATTCATAACA ACATGTTTGACCCAGCCCTGATTGGTGACAAACCGAAGTGGTACGCTCACCAGCTGCAGCCCATCCACTATCGTGTTTATGATAGCAATTCTCAGCTGGCTGAAGCGCTGAATGTCCCagtagagaaagaaacagaCTCTGATCCCACTGATGACAG TGACAGTGTCGACTATGATGACTCAAGTTCCTCATACTCCTCCCTTGGTGACTTTGTCAGTGAGATGATGAAATGTGACATTAATGGCGATACCCCAA ATGTTGACCCCCTGACTCACGCAGCCCTTGGTGATGCTAGTGAAGTGGAATTTGATGATTTTCAAGAATATTCAGGGGATCTGGATGAACAGGCCATGGACAGTGAAAACTCCCAAGAGAACAACCAGCCTCGTTCAAGTTCCAGTACTACAGCCAGTagcagccccagcactgtcATCCATGGCGTGAATCAT TTGTATGTAACGCAAGTTAGCGAACAGATCAATGATTTGACTGGTCCACAGGAGTCAGCAGATTcaacagaaatggaagagaagcTGGTTGCTGGATTTTCAAATCTCCCTTCCTTGTCACTGCAACCAAGCTTTCCCAAGATAAGCTTGGATCGTCGTGAGAGTGACAGCGCAGCTGGCAGCATGAGCTCCTCAGAAGGGGCGGTGAGGAAGCGAGAGTATGACAACCCGTACTTTGAGCCACAGTATGGCTTTCCTACggaggatgaagatgatgagCAGGAAGAGAGCTACACCCCAAGGTTTAACCAGAATCTCAACGGAAGCAG GTCTCAGAAGTTACTCCGTCCAAACAGTTTAAAACTGGCCAATGATTCTGATGCAGATTCAGATTCCAGGGCCAGCTCCCCGAACTCTACTGTGTCCAACAACAGCAGTGAAGGTTTTGGGGGCATCATGTCTTTTGCAA GCAGTTTGTACAGAAACCACAGCACAAGCTTCAGTCTGTCCAACTTAGCCCTACCAACCAAAGTTGGGAGAGACAAGAACACTCCCTTTCCCAGCCTGAAAG ATTACTTTAATCTGGAAGTGGGAAGGGATGTGGATGAAG TATTTGGGTTTAATACTATAATGGAGATTATTACTGAAGCTGGCCCAGTAAGCAATGAAG GAAACAGACGAGCCCTGGTGGATCAAAAGTCTTCGGTCATTAAGCACAGCCCAACAGTGAAGAGAGAGTCTCCATCGCCTCAGGGACGAACTAGCAATTCCag TGAGAACCAGCAATTCCTGAAGGAGGTGGTACACAATGTTCTCGATGGGCAAGGTGTTGGCTGGTTGAACATGAAGAGAGTCCGACGTCTGCTGGAGAGTGAGCAGCTCCGTGTCTTTGTACTAAGCAAGCTGAATCGCACGATCCAGTCAGAAGAAGATGCTCGACAGGATGTCATACAGGATGTG GAGATCAGCCGCAAGGTTTATAAAGGTATGCTGGACTTGCTGAAGTGCACCGTGCTGAGCCTGGAGCAGTCATATGCAAATGCTGGCCTGGGAGGCATGGCCAGTGTTTTTGGCCTGCTAGAGATAGCACATACTCACTATTACAACAAAG aaccagagaaaagaaaacGAAGCCCAACGGATGGATCTATCACTCCAGTTGGCAAGGATCCTGCATCATCTCCAAGAGTGGACCCAAAACCTGCGATGCAGCTGCCTGTACCTCAGCTGATGCCAAAGGCACCGAGCCCTGCAGGCAAAGGACCAAGGGAGTTTGACACAAGGAgtctaaaggaagaaaattttattgCTTCCATTG AATTgtggaacaagcaccaggaagtgaaaaagcaaaaatctttggaaaaaacga gGCCAGAAGGTGTGAAACACTTTGATTTGGGAGAAACGGATgagaaaaaatcccaaatcagTGCAGACAGTGGCCTTAGTTTGGCCTCAGGTTCTCAG AAGAGTGATTTTGACTCTGTTCCCAGTGGAGGACCGGCAGTTATGGTCCGAAGTACAAGCCAGGATTCTGAAGTTAGCACAGTG GTTAGTAACAGTTCCGGAGAGACACTGGGAGCAGACAGTGACTTGAGTAGCAATGCCGGTGATGGACCGAGTGTGGAAAATGGTGGCAATTTGGCAGGATCCAGAGGCACTGTGTCAGACAGTGAAATTGAGACAAACTCTGCTACTAGCTCTATCTTT GCAAAGTCCCACAACCTGAAGCAGAATGTGAAGGACAGCAAAGGCGTTACCCTTGGGAGAGGTCCAGAGGATGGGAACCAACGTGTCTATCTCTATGAAGGACTGCTGG GTAGGGATAAAGGATCTGTCTGGGACCAGTTAGAGGATGCTGCAATGGAAACCTTCTCTATGA GCAAAGAGCGTTCAACTTTGTGGGACCAGATGCAGTTCTGGGAAGATGCTTTTTTGGATGCTGTGATGTTAGAGAGAGAAGGGATGGGGATGGACCAGGGACCTCAGGAGATGATTGACAG GTATCTTTCCCTGGGAGAACATGATCGAAAGCGTTTGGAGGATGATGAGGACCGCTTGTTGGCTACACTGCTGCATAATATGATTGCTTATATGCTTATGATAAAG GTGAACAAGAATGATATTAGGAAGAAGGTGCGTCGTCTGATGGGAAAATCACATATTGGATTGGTGCACAGCCAGCAAATAAATGATATTCTAGACAAGCTTGCCAATCTG aatGGACGGGACCTCCCTGTAAGACCCAGTGGCAGTCGCCACATCAAGAAGCAGACTTTTGTGGTACACGCTGGGACAGACACAACAGGAGACATATTTTTCATGGAG GTATGTGATGATTGCATTGTGCTGAGAAGCAACATTGGAACTGTGTATGAACGTTGGTGGTATGAGAAACTCATCAACATGACGTACTGTCCCAAAACAAAAGTGCTGTGCCTGTGGCGGAGGAATGGTCAGGAGACACAACTGAACAAATTCTACACAAAGAAG TGTCGGGAATTATACTACTGTGTGAAAGACAGTATGGAGCGAGCAGCAGCAAGGCAGCAAAGCATTAAACCAG
- the MADD gene encoding MAP kinase-activating death domain protein isoform X21 produces MVQKKKICPRLLDYLVIIGARQPSSDSVAQTPELLRRYPLEDHVDFPLPPDVVFFCQPEGCLSVRQKRMSFRDDTSFVFTLTDKDTGVIRYGICVNFYRSFQKRVPKEKGEGTGGHRAREGQKTSKSGDASAPQEEVGTESSESGSSLQAPSTESTPDVNRSPRTKRLAKGSHRSRNSTLTSLCILSHYPFFSTFRECLYTLKRLVDCCSERLLGKKLGIPRGVQRDTMWRIFTGSLLVEEKSSVLLHDLREIEAWIYRLLRSPMPVAGQKRVDVEVLPHELQPALTFALPDPSRFTLVDFPLHLPLELLGVDACLQVLTCILLEHKVVLQSRDYNALSMSVMAFVAMIYPLEYMFPVIPLLPTCMASAEQLLLAPTPYIIGVPASFFLYKLDFKMPDDVWLIDLDTNRVIVPTNAESLPALPEPEASELKKHLKQCLVSMTAITQKQLLTPDNKALASMSLNTQPILNLEKFHEGQEVPLLLGRPQNDLQSTPSTEFNPLIYGNDVDSVDVATRVAMVRFFNSPNVLQGFQMHTRTLRLFPRPVVAFQANSFLASRPKQTPFADKLSRTQAVEYFGEWSLNPTNYAFQRIHNNMFDPALIGDKPKWYAHQLQPIHYRVYDSNSQLAEALNVPVEKETDSDPTDDSSDSVDYDDSSSSYSSLGDFVSEMMKCDINGDTPNVDPLTHAALGDASEVEFDDFQEYSGDLDEQAMDSENSQENNQPRSSSSTTASSSPSTVIHGVNHLYVTQVSEQINDLTGPQESADSTEMEEKLVAGFSNLPSLSLQPSFPKISLDRRESDSAAGSMSSSEGAVRKREYDNPYFEPQYGFPTEDEDDEQEESYTPRFNQNLNGSRSQKLLRPNSLKLANDSDADSDSRASSPNSTVSNNSSEGFGGIMSFASSLYRNHSTSFSLSNLALPTKVGRDKNTPFPSLKDYFNLEVGRDVDEVFGFNTIMEIITEAGPVSNEGNRRALVDQKSSVIKHSPTVKRESPSPQGRTSNSSENQQFLKEVVHNVLDGQGVGWLNMKRVRRLLESEQLRVFVLSKLNRTIQSEEDARQDVIQDVEISRKVYKGMLDLLKCTVLSLEQSYANAGLGGMASVFGLLEIAHTHYYNKEPEKRKRSPTDGSITPVGKDPASSPRVDPKPAMQLPVPQLMPKAPSPAGKGPREFDTRSLKEENFIASIELWNKHQEVKKQKSLEKTRPEGVKHFDLGETDEKKSQISADSGLSLASGSQKSDFDSVPSGGPAVMVRSTSQDSEVSTVVSNSSGETLGADSDLSSNAGDGPSVENGGNLAGSRGTVSDSEIETNSATSSIFAKSHNLKQNVKDSKGVTLGRGPEDGNQRVYLYEGLLGRDKGSVWDQLEDAAMETFSMSKERSTLWDQMQFWEDAFLDAVMLEREGMGMDQGPQEMIDRYLSLGEHDRKRLEDDEDRLLATLLHNMIAYMLMIKVNKNDIRKKVRRLMGKSHIGLVHSQQINDILDKLANLNGRDLPVRPSGSRHIKKQTFVVHAGTDTTGDIFFMEVCDDCIVLRSNIGTVYERWWYEKLINMTYCPKTKVLCLWRRNGQETQLNKFYTKKCRELYYCVKDSMERAAARQQSIKPGPELGGEFPVQDMKTGEGGLLQVTLEGINLKFMHSQFLKLKKW; encoded by the exons GCAGCCAAGTAGTGATAGTGTTGCTCAGACTCCTGAACTGCTGCGACGTTACCCTCTAGAAGACCATGTGGACTTCCCTCTGCCCCCTGATGTTGTGTTCTTCTGCCAGCCAGAAGGGTGCCTGAGTGTGCGGCAAAAACGTATGAGCTTCCGTGACGACACTTCCTTTGTCTTCACGCTCACGGACAAGGATACAGGTGTCATTCGCTATGGAATCTGTGTCAACTTCTACCGCTCCTTCCAGAAGCGAGTACccaaggagaagggagaaggcaCAGGGGGGCATCGAGCTCGGGAAGGACAGAAAACCTCCAAATCTGGGGATGCATCTGCACCCCAAGAGGAAGTGGGCACCGAGAGTTCGGAGAGCGGTTCTTCGCTGCAGGCTCCAAGTACAGAGTCAACCCCAGATGTGAACCGGTCACCGCGCACTAAACGTCTGGCCAAAGGCAGCCATCGCTCCCGGAACAGCACTCTGACTTCTCTGTGCATCCTTAGTCATTATCCCTTCTTTTCCACCTTTCGTGAATGTCTGTACACCCTCAAGAGACTTGTGGACTGCTGTAGTGAGAGATTGTTGGGCAAGAAGTTGGGGATTCCTCGTGGGGTGCAGAG GGATACAATGTGGCGGATTTTCACAGGCTCCCTCCTGGTGGAAGAAAAGTCTAGTGTGTTGCTACACGACCTGCGGGAGATCGAGGCCTGGATCTACCGGCTGCTCCGCTCGCCGATGCCTGTCGCTGGTCAGAAGAGGGTGGATGTGGAAGTCTTGCCACACGAGTTGCAGCCGGCTTTGACCTTTGCCCTTCCCGATCCATCCCGCTTCACCTTGGTGGATTTTCCACTACATCTGCCTTTGGAGTTGTTGGGAGTGGATGCTTGCCTACAGGTGCTGACCTGCATCCTTCTGGAGCACAAG GTTGTATTGCAGTCCCGAGATTATAATGCGCTCTCAATGTCTGTGATGGCCTTTGTGGCTATGATCTACCCGCTAGAGTACATGTTCCCAGTGATCCCTCTGCTTCCCACCTGCATGGCCTCTGCAGAACAG TTGCTTCTAGCCCCTACACCTTATATCATTGGTGTTCCAGCAAGTTTCTTCCTTTACaaactggattttaaaatgCCTGATGATGTATGGCTAATTGACCTGGATACCAATAGG GTGATTGTTCCCACAAATGCAGAATCTTTGCCAGCACTGCCAGAACCAGAAGCTTCAGAGCTGAAAAAGCATCTGAAACAG TGTCTGGTTAGCATGACTGCAATCACTCAGAAACAGCTGCTCACTCCTGACAACAAG GCACTGGCCAGCATGAGTCTGAATACTCAGCCCATTCTTAATCTAGAGAAGTTCCACGAGGGGCAGGAGGTGCCACTGCTGCTGGGAAGACCACAGAATGATTTGCAATCTACTCCCTCCACAGAATTCAACCCTCTGATCTATGGAAATGATGTGGACTCTGTGGATGTGGCTACAAG gGTTGCTATGGTGAGATTCTTCAACTCACCAAATGTTTTGCAAGGTTTCCAGATGCATACTCGCACTCTTCGTCTCTTCCCACGACCAGTGGTGGCCTTCCAGGCAAATTCTTTTCTTGCCTCTAGACCAAAGCAAACACCTTTTGCAGATAAGCTTTCCAGGACACAGGCAGTAGAATACTTTGGAGAATGGTCACTCAATCCTACTAACTATGCTTTCCAAAGAATTCATAACA ACATGTTTGACCCAGCCCTGATTGGTGACAAACCGAAGTGGTACGCTCACCAGCTGCAGCCCATCCACTATCGTGTTTATGATAGCAATTCTCAGCTGGCTGAAGCGCTGAATGTCCCagtagagaaagaaacagaCTCTGATCCCACTGATGACA GCAGTGACAGTGTCGACTATGATGACTCAAGTTCCTCATACTCCTCCCTTGGTGACTTTGTCAGTGAGATGATGAAATGTGACATTAATGGCGATACCCCAA ATGTTGACCCCCTGACTCACGCAGCCCTTGGTGATGCTAGTGAAGTGGAATTTGATGATTTTCAAGAATATTCAGGGGATCTGGATGAACAGGCCATGGACAGTGAAAACTCCCAAGAGAACAACCAGCCTCGTTCAAGTTCCAGTACTACAGCCAGTagcagccccagcactgtcATCCATGGCGTGAATCAT TTGTATGTAACGCAAGTTAGCGAACAGATCAATGATTTGACTGGTCCACAGGAGTCAGCAGATTcaacagaaatggaagagaagcTGGTTGCTGGATTTTCAAATCTCCCTTCCTTGTCACTGCAACCAAGCTTTCCCAAGATAAGCTTGGATCGTCGTGAGAGTGACAGCGCAGCTGGCAGCATGAGCTCCTCAGAAGGGGCGGTGAGGAAGCGAGAGTATGACAACCCGTACTTTGAGCCACAGTATGGCTTTCCTACggaggatgaagatgatgagCAGGAAGAGAGCTACACCCCAAGGTTTAACCAGAATCTCAACGGAAGCAG GTCTCAGAAGTTACTCCGTCCAAACAGTTTAAAACTGGCCAATGATTCTGATGCAGATTCAGATTCCAGGGCCAGCTCCCCGAACTCTACTGTGTCCAACAACAGCAGTGAAGGTTTTGGGGGCATCATGTCTTTTGCAA GCAGTTTGTACAGAAACCACAGCACAAGCTTCAGTCTGTCCAACTTAGCCCTACCAACCAAAGTTGGGAGAGACAAGAACACTCCCTTTCCCAGCCTGAAAG ATTACTTTAATCTGGAAGTGGGAAGGGATGTGGATGAAG TATTTGGGTTTAATACTATAATGGAGATTATTACTGAAGCTGGCCCAGTAAGCAATGAAG GAAACAGACGAGCCCTGGTGGATCAAAAGTCTTCGGTCATTAAGCACAGCCCAACAGTGAAGAGAGAGTCTCCATCGCCTCAGGGACGAACTAGCAATTCCag TGAGAACCAGCAATTCCTGAAGGAGGTGGTACACAATGTTCTCGATGGGCAAGGTGTTGGCTGGTTGAACATGAAGAGAGTCCGACGTCTGCTGGAGAGTGAGCAGCTCCGTGTCTTTGTACTAAGCAAGCTGAATCGCACGATCCAGTCAGAAGAAGATGCTCGACAGGATGTCATACAGGATGTG GAGATCAGCCGCAAGGTTTATAAAGGTATGCTGGACTTGCTGAAGTGCACCGTGCTGAGCCTGGAGCAGTCATATGCAAATGCTGGCCTGGGAGGCATGGCCAGTGTTTTTGGCCTGCTAGAGATAGCACATACTCACTATTACAACAAAG aaccagagaaaagaaaacGAAGCCCAACGGATGGATCTATCACTCCAGTTGGCAAGGATCCTGCATCATCTCCAAGAGTGGACCCAAAACCTGCGATGCAGCTGCCTGTACCTCAGCTGATGCCAAAGGCACCGAGCCCTGCAGGCAAAGGACCAAGGGAGTTTGACACAAGGAgtctaaaggaagaaaattttattgCTTCCATTG AATTgtggaacaagcaccaggaagtgaaaaagcaaaaatctttggaaaaaacga gGCCAGAAGGTGTGAAACACTTTGATTTGGGAGAAACGGATgagaaaaaatcccaaatcagTGCAGACAGTGGCCTTAGTTTGGCCTCAGGTTCTCAG AAGAGTGATTTTGACTCTGTTCCCAGTGGAGGACCGGCAGTTATGGTCCGAAGTACAAGCCAGGATTCTGAAGTTAGCACAGTG GTTAGTAACAGTTCCGGAGAGACACTGGGAGCAGACAGTGACTTGAGTAGCAATGCCGGTGATGGACCGAGTGTGGAAAATGGTGGCAATTTGGCAGGATCCAGAGGCACTGTGTCAGACAGTGAAATTGAGACAAACTCTGCTACTAGCTCTATCTTT GCAAAGTCCCACAACCTGAAGCAGAATGTGAAGGACAGCAAAGGCGTTACCCTTGGGAGAGGTCCAGAGGATGGGAACCAACGTGTCTATCTCTATGAAGGACTGCTGG GTAGGGATAAAGGATCTGTCTGGGACCAGTTAGAGGATGCTGCAATGGAAACCTTCTCTATGA GCAAAGAGCGTTCAACTTTGTGGGACCAGATGCAGTTCTGGGAAGATGCTTTTTTGGATGCTGTGATGTTAGAGAGAGAAGGGATGGGGATGGACCAGGGACCTCAGGAGATGATTGACAG GTATCTTTCCCTGGGAGAACATGATCGAAAGCGTTTGGAGGATGATGAGGACCGCTTGTTGGCTACACTGCTGCATAATATGATTGCTTATATGCTTATGATAAAG GTGAACAAGAATGATATTAGGAAGAAGGTGCGTCGTCTGATGGGAAAATCACATATTGGATTGGTGCACAGCCAGCAAATAAATGATATTCTAGACAAGCTTGCCAATCTG aatGGACGGGACCTCCCTGTAAGACCCAGTGGCAGTCGCCACATCAAGAAGCAGACTTTTGTGGTACACGCTGGGACAGACACAACAGGAGACATATTTTTCATGGAG GTATGTGATGATTGCATTGTGCTGAGAAGCAACATTGGAACTGTGTATGAACGTTGGTGGTATGAGAAACTCATCAACATGACGTACTGTCCCAAAACAAAAGTGCTGTGCCTGTGGCGGAGGAATGGTCAGGAGACACAACTGAACAAATTCTACACAAAGAAG TGTCGGGAATTATACTACTGTGTGAAAGACAGTATGGAGCGAGCAGCAGCAAGGCAGCAAAGCATTAAACCAG